From Sander vitreus isolate 19-12246 chromosome 5, sanVit1, whole genome shotgun sequence:
tgtggtgccaaaatgctggaccccacaaggttaaaggtctgtttgagggttaagacttggttttaggattagggtcagaatgaggttctggttagggtgagggtaagggttaaggttaggcatttagtggtgatggttagggtaggggctagggaatgtgttatgtcaatgacgggtccccattaagatagtgaaacaaacgtgtgtgtgtgtgtacacgtgtttGTGtacacgtgtttgtgtgtgtgtttgtgtctgtgcgtgtgtttgtgtgcgtgcatgtgtgtgtagtacaTTTTTATGCAAAAATAACTTAAATATGGGAGGtttcctgctcttttctgttttatatgtcTTATTAAAACTGAACATATTTGCGTtctggacaaaacaagaaactGGCATGAACATTTGGGactatttcctgacattttatagaccaaactatTAATGGATTAATGGaggaaataatcagcagattaatggaTAATGAAATGAATCGTTAGTTGTGGCCGTAGTAGAGAGAACAGTGTGTTTCCATATATACCAGGGATGCCCTGAATCCAGGATTGGgcttctgattgggctgaatattgggctttttgacggggttgggttcctgctgaaccctacgcttgcactccgcgctacgctggtcgccgtaatgacggcgccgttgattacaggaaggtgtttacgtaggtggagcttcaatgcagcaggctgagaggaagtggaaatggaactggtgagcagaaaaagtgttgtttggcagtactttcagtcaaaagaaggccattcaagtccagctacatgttcaatctgcaatgctgattagtctggtggtggcgaggaccctaaacaatacacaacatcaccgctgttacaacatctggtatgaaacatctggaagaatacgagctgagcatgaaggaatctacagacagcagccagaatgcagcaacttcaggtacggcaaaggaaggacagtcactgtttacttcattaatgtgttgactgtaaTTATGGGATTGACGGACGACCTGCAGAACTCTCAACCAGGGCTCCGAATTTACTCAAAATACTGGACGGGAGCTTTACTTAACGTCTATCAGAATTCtttcatttacttttttatcatgagggtccagtgtgtgtctgtgtgtgtgtgtgtgtactagtacgtgtgtgtttttgtgtgtgtacgtgtgtgtgtacgtgtgcgtttttgtacgtgtgtgtgtatacgtgtgtgtgtactagtacgtgtgtacgtgtgtttttgtacgtgtgtgtacgtgtgtgtttttgtacatgtgtgtatacgtgtgtgtacgtgtgtttttgtacgtgtgtgtataagtgtgtacGTCTGTGTATACGTGTAGTGAACGCGTctttgtgtacgtgtgtgaacatgtgtgtgcacgtgtgtgtgtgtgcacgtgtgtgtttttgtacgtgtgtgtgtatacgtgtgtgtacTAGTACGTGTGtttttgtacgtgtgtgtatgtgtgtatgtcgtgtatgtgtacgtgtgtgtaaacgtgtgtgtgtgtacagtgtgtgtatacGCGTGTGTACGTACTagtatgtgtgtacgtgtgtttttgtacgtgtgtgtataagtgtgtatgtctgtgtatacgtgtgtatatgtgtgtgtgaacgtgtgtgtgtgtgcacgtgtgtgtgtgtatacgtgtgtgtgtactagtacgtgtgtgtttttgtacatgtgtgtacgtactagtatgtgtgtacgtgtgttttttgtacgtgtgtgtataagtgtgtatgtctgtgtatacgtgtgtatatgtgtgtgtgaacgtgtttgtgtacgtgtgtgtacatgtgtgtgtgtgtgtgcacgtgtgtgtgtgtgtacgtgtgtgtgtgtgtgtcagtgtgtgtctgtgtgtgtgtgtgtcagtgtgtgtctgtgtttgtgtgtggtgtgtgtgtgcatcgcTTGTATCGACAAAAACGTCGATGGGAAGATGACTCAAGGGTTGAACCCACACGTAGCGGAAGGTGCTCGTGTTTACACCCAGACGGCGGCGTAACGGAGCGACTGACCCAGAGTGTCGGGCGCCGTGGGGGCGAGGTGTCGGAGCCGCAGCGTCTCCTCCAGGATCTCCAGGTGATCCTCCATGCTGCTGTACTTCTGGATGTCACACACGTTCTGGCCCGACGTTCCCAGGAACCTGAGCgggaacacacaaacacgccgCCTTTAAAAACTGCCACCAACCTGATTTAGGTTTCCATCACACCAGAGCAGCTGGGAACTCTGGTCcactaaaacataaaaaaactggTTCACGTGAACTAGAGCTCGGTGAGAACAAGAGCCGGCCCAAATCCAGGAAGAGAAccaaaaaacagaacatttacaCTTTCACACCATTTACAGACAGAATGAACAGAAaacacgtctgtctgtctctgtatgtatgtgtgtgtgtgtgtgtgtgtgtgtgtacacatgtgcTTGTTTTATCTATATTCAtgggggtccaaaaaccagggaatacagtatacttgtggggccaaaatgctggaccccacaaggttaaagggctgtttgagggttaagacttggttttaggattagggtcagaatgaggttctggttagggtgagggtaagggttaaggttaggtatttagtggtgatggttaaggttaggagtaaggggctagggaatgtgttatgtcaatgacgagtccccacaaagatagtgaaacaaacgtgtgtgtgtgtacacgtgtgtgtctgtgtgtgtttgtgtctgtgcgtgtgtttgtgtgcgtgcatgtgtgtgtagtacaTTTTTATGCAAAAATAACTTAAATATGGGAGGtttcctgctcttttctgttttatatgtcTTATTAAAACTGAACATATTTGCGTTctggacaaaaacaagaaactGGCATGAACATTTGGGactatttcctgacattttatagaccaaactatTAATGGATTAATGGaggaaataatcagcagattaatggaTAATGAAATGAATCGTTAGTTGTGGCCGTAGTAGAGAGAACAGTGTGTTTCCATATATACCAGGGATGCCCTGAATCCAGGATTGGgcttctgattgggctgaatattgggctttttgacggggttgggttcctgctgaaccctacgcttgcactccgcgctacgctggtcgccgtaatgacggcgccgttgattacaggaaggtgtttacgtaggtggagcttcaatgcagcaggctgagaggaagtggaaatggaactggtgagcagaaaaagtgttgtttggcagtactttcagtcaaaagaaggccattcaagtccagctacatgttcaatctgcaatgctgattagtctggtggtggcgaggaccctaaacaatacacaacatcaccgctgttacaacatctggtatgaaacatctggaagaatacgagctgagcatgaaggaatctacagacagcagccagaatgcagcaacttcaggtacggcaaaggaaggacagtcactgtttacttcattaatttgttgactgtgttcatggactgaggacgggacgaggactcagcagaacctcaaccagggggttcaggattcagcagaaccccaaaaatctggattcggtgcatccctaatacaTACTTCCATACTGCGTTAGTAGATGccaggaggagacagagagcgtgTACCTGACTCCATATATACTTCCATACTGCGTTAGTAGATGccaggaggagacagagagcgtgTACCTGACTCCGTGGATGTGCGCCTGGTGCGGGTTGGAGGCGAGCTGCAGCGTGGGGAAGACGGAGGCCAGCGGGAACATGCAGCGGTGCAGAGGCTGCTGGGGCAGCGTGTAGTTGGTGGGGTCAAACTGGCCCGGCATCACGTCCACGGGAACCGACGCCTGCAACAGCAGCGAGACTCAGTCACACTCACATCGGTGTTATCAGCTCGTTATTCTTTATAACTGGGCTGGCAAAATGTTATACGACGTTATGATTATAACGAGTGAACTCAAATTCCTGTTAACGTCACTCATGTttttgacgtgtgtgtgtgtgtgtgtgtgtgtgtgtgtgtgtgtgtctccgtttgtgtgtgcgtttgcatgtgtgtgtacatctacgtgtgtgtgtacatctacGTGTGTGcgcatctgtgtgtctgtgtgcgtttgcatatatatgtgtgtgtgtctccgtttgcgtgtgtgtgcgtgtttgagtgtacctgtatatgtgtgtgtttgtggctatctctgtgcgtgtgtgtgtatatatatgtgtatgtatgtgtgtgtgtgtgtgtacctgtgtgtgtatacgtgtgtgtgtgtacctgtatgtgtgtgtgcgtttgttgctgtctctgtgcgtgtgcgtctgtgtgtctgtgtacgtctgtgcgtttgtgtgcatctgtgtgtgtgtgtgtttccatctgtgcgtttgtgtgcatctgtgtgtgtgtctgtgtgcatctgtgtgtgtgtgtgtgtgtttgcatgtgtgtgtacatctacGTGTGTGCGCatctgtgtgtccgtgtgcgtttgcatatatatgtgtgtgtgtctccgtttgtgtgtgtgtttgtggctatctctgtgcgtgtgtgtgtgtgtatatatatatatatatatatgtgtatgtatgtacctgtgtgtctgtgtgtgtgcgtctgtgtgtgtgtctgtgtgcatctgtgcgtgtgcgtgtgtctgtgtgcgtgtgtctgtgtctctgtgtgtctgtgtgcgtgtgtctgtgtctctgtgtgtgtgtgtgtgtgtgtgtgcgtgtggtaaAATGAACACAATAACGAGTGAACTCAAATTCCCTTTTAACGTCACTCCTTTTCTTGAGCAGTTTCTGTGGTTTCCCTCCGTAGTTTGTGAAATCAGAAGCTCAGCGGTGACGTTGTGGATGATCATTTCTATAAATAGTGGTGCAGGGGGGGGAGCAGACTCACCACCAGCTGATGCAGCAGCTCGTCCAGCAGACGCATGGCCTCCACGCTGCCCGCCTGCGTCTTCTTGGTCAGGAACTTGGGctttacacacagagacaatggAACAGTCCCGTTAGCTTCTTCCTGAGCCAGGTCAACTACAGAACCGTGTGCATAACGGAGCGGTTACCTTGGTGTGTGCGTCCTTGTCCTGGGTGCTTTGGCTCAGCAGGTTTCCAGCCAGCAGGACTCTGGAGATGTTCGCCGCTCCGCTCTGCTCGCCCTCGCCGCCCAGCTGACCCGTTACCATGTCAACCAGCAGCTGCAGACCCAACATGCTGTCGGCATTACTGCTGCCCAGACCCAGTCCAGAGACCAGGAGAACAAACCTGGAAGACAGACATTAGAATCTGTGGTCACAGAAGGCTGGGATTtaaacagtctgtgtgtgtgtgtgtgtgtgtgtgtgtgtgtgtgtgtacctgtcagAGGTGAGTACAGGTCTAGGTGTCTGCAGAGGAAGATCTGCGAGGCAGAAGTCCTCGACCGTGAACTTCCCGTCATTCTTCTCGGCTCCGAATACGGCAACAACACTTCCTGTCGGAGAAACAGAAGAGACGCCGTGACACCCGGGAGACAAACGCAGCGATGGAACGCCGTACGGGACCTCCTTCCTCTATTTCATCCTCTTCTCCTCCCAATCACCTGTTAGTGTTGTTTTTACTGTCCTACAAGCTGACCCATCTTCTGTTGTCACTATTACAACGATGTGaataagggccctattttaccgatctgaggtcacggcgtgaagcgcctggtgcaggtgtgtttagggcgtgtccaaatccacttttgctagtttgaccgtggtaaaaaagggtccgtgcgcagaggatttgcaccgtaatatttgtatttgtaatcttctgcatgtgtgtgtgtgtgtgtgctgctgtgcgtccctgtgtgtgtaacaagcatagtgtgcacgtgctgtgcacgagcctaggagcattttactaatgctctgttaaaataacaatgaaatgctgcgttattgactttagaccaggtttttgttggtcaatggtgccatcacttcccaccgcctcaagatagcaatactcccagaatgctcctgaacacacctccctgtaagaccagcacgcccagaatgcacctgaacacacctccctgtaagaccagcatgcccagaatgcacctgaacacacctccctgtaacaccagcacgcccagaatgcacctgaacacacctccctgtaagaccagcacgcccagaatgcacctgaacacacctccctgtaagaccagcacgcccagaatgcacctgaacacacctccctgtaagaccagcacgcccagaatgcacctgaacacacctccctgtaagaccagcacgcccagaatgcacctgaacacacctccctgtaagaccagcacgcccagaatgcacctgaacacacctccctgtaagaccagcacgcccagaatgctcctgaacacacctccctgtaagaccagcacgcccagaatgcacctgaacacacctccctgtaagaccagccatgggccacagatggggtCAGCTGCattgctggacgggaaactgcgtcgttaaactagcaaagacacttgggtcgggctttgtgctgcgccgggCGCTGATAGGAGCCCCGATTGCGTTTGTGTGTTGATTTGTTTGTGCTTTTGATTCTTTGTAAACTAAGGTTTTGAAAGGTGCTAAACAAATAGTTATTAGGACTAGGGGAAAATACGATTCACGTACAGTATGGATCAGGATTTTGAAAATCAATTCTTCTCCCCAGAAATTATATTTTACCAATGATTGAGCTAACTTCTGTTTATACAGTGCTGCTGACGGCGACTACGTCAtgtccgtttccagcaaaacagagcacacacacacacacacgagacagacacacacacgagacagacacacacagagacagagacagacacacacacacacacacacagagacagagacacacacacttatacacacacagagacagacacacagagacacacacacagagacacacacacagagacacacacacagagacagacagacacagagacacacacacagagacacacacacagagacagacagacacacagagacacacacacagacagagacacacacacttatacacacacagagacagagacacacacacatatacacacacacacacacacacacttatacacacacacacgactttaagctactgggacacagaatttccccttggggatcaataaagtatccaTCTGAAgtgaatcgggacaaaagcatatcgtcccagcccaaaagttattattattattattattattattattattattattctcctgACCTGTGACACACTTGTCTCTGTCGACGTTTCCCTCCAGTTTGATCCTCTGCAGCTCGTCCTCCAGAATCAGCTCGTCCGTGTCGCTGATGAATTTGACTCGAGCCGGCTGAGGCAGCAGGTTGTGCTGAAAGAGAagaaataataacaatagtaataataataataatcagggTTTTCCGCCATTATAAAGTCCAGACGCAGCCAGTCTAGCCCCTGTTTTTGTCAATAACCTAGTTTAGAAATTAGTAGTAGTCGCAGTACTTTAATATCTGTGGCTGCATAAAATAACTTCTCAAAATGAACCAAAGTCATATTATCAGTAGTGGCCCATAGGGGGTGCCGCCCTTCTGGTATTTGCCCAAATTCCAGTCGGCCAGTCTGCGATGCGTTTGTGTCTGCTCACCTCCTCGCTGATCTCTTTCAGGATCGAAGGCTGCAGCTCCATACGCTTGAACAAcgttcccacaatgcaacactgCTCCCCTGTCTGAAGATCGCACAGCTTCCTGATGAGCACGTCTGATCCTGGCGAGACAGAGACACGATACGGGGGTCAATTAGGGACAAAACTAAGTCACATGTCCACTGAAGGTGTGACCCAAATATTTAACTGTGATCATGCAAACCATGACTCCATATATACTTCCAAACCATCcatttgggtgtgtgtgtgtgtgtgtgtgtgtctctctctatgtg
This genomic window contains:
- the pold2 gene encoding DNA polymerase delta subunit 2 codes for the protein MFSDMSAGKPGSSLLCRPASEDQGPVFERVSPAYSLCSERYTVGERSFSRQYAHIYATRLMQMRPLLSERAQQKWGSDVLIRKLCDLQTGEQCCIVGTLFKRMELQPSILKEISEEHNLLPQPARVKFISDTDELILEDELQRIKLEGNVDRDKCVTGSVVAVFGAEKNDGKFTVEDFCLADLPLQTPRPVLTSDRFVLLVSGLGLGSSNADSMLGLQLLVDMVTGQLGGEGEQSGAANISRVLLAGNLLSQSTQDKDAHTKPKFLTKKTQAGSVEAMRLLDELLHQLVASVPVDVMPGQFDPTNYTLPQQPLHRCMFPLASVFPTLQLASNPHQAHIHGVRFLGTSGQNVCDIQKYSSMEDHLEILEETLRLRHLAPTAPDTLGCYPFYQKDPFILEECPHVYFSGNAPDFGSKLIKGADGQEVLLVCVPDFSSSQTACLVNLRTLTCEPLAFSAFSAHGEDESEMNVSH